AGTCAGCTGACTACATACTGAGAAGCTAAATCTCAGCTGGTGAGGTGCACTATGGGAGATGTGGTGCTGTCAAACAGAGGTAGAGCATCGCAGTGAGTGTGCCTGTTAGGACTGTCCACGTCTCGGCCTCTGGTGGACATGGAAATCCTTCAAGGCGATTATCTGTAGCTTCATTTGATTAAACACAGGTTCATAGGGAGGGatacaataacaaaaaagacATGTCCCAAAAATGaacactttcactttcactggTTTGAAACCACATTAAGGACTAGTGTGCAGGGTGTAATGGGGACTGCCACTGtctgcccctcccccacctGGTGGACGCTACACCCACACCAGCAGGGTCATGCTCCCACTTAACAACGTAACGCGACCATCTCTGCAGAGACCCCGTTTGGTTTGTCCCTTCTGGGTtgctgtagaaacatggcggACTCTGAAGAGGACTCAGTCTCAGGTTCAGGTTGatttgaatgcaaatgaagaCATAGTTCTGAATATTATCATACATTTATGCCAATACATCCCTTTAAATGCTACACACTGGAAGCCTCAAGTGACCCAAGTGATAACTGTCCTCAAAGTGAGGTTTTACCACATTTAAACAGGGTGTGCTTTGTTGTTTCTCCACCCTGACGGAGCCAACTTGGAACCCATTCAGCTGGACCTCCACAACGACCTGCTCTGTACCTCCCTCCTACACACATGGCCTTCAAATACCCTCCTCCCTACCTCAACTGTCTACATGTCGCAAATGCACAACTGGGAATGATCACGTAGCAGCATCCCCGCCTCCGGCTCGCACAAGCAAACGCTTGCAACAGGCGAGCGTGCACAAACAAGAACCCTGCTCTTGTGGAGAAATGGCTAACTTTATGGTcggggggggccgagggggaggggggtgctgCATTTGCACTATAGCATAAAAGCCCTGCACACAGTGTTGTGGGTGTTTACTGAATAAAGCAACTGAAGGGAAgaataggggggggggtccgagaGACCCCACTGACCCTCATGTGTGCACAAGGAGCagcacagaggacacacacacactttctgacCGGACTTCCTGATTCCCTCCAGAAAGGCTCCTTTCCTTTGGCCCTCTGCCTGTTCAAAGCGTTCCTCAACAAACTGGACGAGTGATAAAAAAGTTTTCTGATCTTCATCCCAGAaatgacagccccccccccctcaacaaaCACTCAAAGTCTGGTCTCAACCACCCACCACCGCCATTGTCAGCTGTAACCTTCCTGTAAACACAGAGCGCAGACGTAAGCTGCACTCTTTCTCTATTTGAACTCATTCTCTGGGAATGCAGATAGTTTCTTTTCACATGGAAGAATTTAGAACAATTACTTTGAGACACGTTCAAACAATCAATAAGGCCTCAAGCGCCTCTAAAAGGAGTTCAATCTGATTCTATTTCCATAGTGTCTTCATATAGAATCCCATGGGGAACGTTTGAGTGTGACACACTTAATGTGCATATGGGTGGTCTGTCAGTCACAATGGACCTCTGCTCTGTGAACAAGGCTTTTCTGTTATGGTTTACAATGGACAAGGGACGTGAGACGAGTGCAAAGACACTTACACATTCATGCAAATACTCAAGTGGACAATAATCTGATTGGAATGAATTGTCCCTTTGATGGAGTAGCTCACCTTTGCAGACTTTAACTTTCATAATCTCGACCTCAAGGAACAAATAAAAGACTTTAGACTGGATGTCtaaaacacagcacacacaagGAGGTTTCACCGAGTCGAGTCGGTTTCACAGCTTTCTCAGGCCAACTCACCGATCTGGTCTTCAGGTATGAGTGACTCTAGAAGGGGGTCCAGTTCGGAGCTCTGGCGCAGGTAAGCCTTCATCTGGGTCATGAACTGCCTGACAGTCTGCAAAAAATCCAGCTGCGAGGTGCAACAGCCTCGGTTCTCCTTGACAACGCTGATGTAGTCCTGGACCAAGGAGCCAAAGTATGAGCCTTTGTCCGTGGACAGCTCAGCGATCCGTTTCACCGCCTGCTTCTCAGGGCTCCTGAGGGAGCCCAGCATGCCGCCCACCTTCAGGAGGTGTGCTTTTAGTGCGCTGGGGAGGACAAAGGGGTCAGCACTTAGACTGACCCCAACCTTTCGCCTCCGCGCTTTGAAGGACGGACGGCAGCGCGTTTCCAGGTCGGCCTCCAGACTGACCCCATAGTCTTTCTCCTCGAAGTCTTCTTCTCCGTCCTCGTCTTCACTGCTGTCCTCCACTTGACGAGTGAGGCGTCGCGACGAAATAGGACCCGGGGAGAATCCAGGGGAGTGCACATATTCCATTGAGCCAGAGGAGGAAGCGGACATGCTAAGGTCACTGAGCCTCTCCTTAGGAGTGGAGAGACTCCCAGCATTCTTCTCCAGCAGCATGCCGACGGGGAGGGCAGGTGGAGGCTGGCAGGGCGGAAGCTTGGCCCGGGACAGAGCTTTGGCTATGGTCTCATCGTCCAGGGCAATGTGGCAGCGGTGAGCTTCCAGATCAGGTTTCCTAGGCTTCGGGGAGGGCGGGTTTGAGGGCACAAGGGCTGGTGAGATGGCGGTTTTGGACAGGCCACTATGCTGGGAACCCATCGTGGGTCGAGGTGGAGCCGGGCGCCTGCTGAGGGACGGCTGCGCTCTTGTAGATGCAGTAGAGGCTTTTGGCATGCTCTCAGTTCTAGTGGTCGCTGCCGGCGGTCCAGGTGGGGGTGGAGCAGGGCGCCGGCGCGGCATCTGGCGagctggtggagggggaggagcaggggggcgTGGGCGAGATGGCGGTGATTTGCTGTTTGGTTGGGTTTTGTCCACGTGCCGCTCGCTGCTTCGGAGCGGCTTCACGGATGACGTCTCATCGTCCAGGTCGTTACAGGGCTCCCTGACGCACCAAGGGGGGTTGTCCTCACGGCGGATGTCCTCACGGCGGATGTCCTCACGGCGGTTGTCCTCACGGCGGTTGTCCTCACGGCGGTGGTGGCGACGAGTCTGGGGAAACCGGGGGTCGACGAAGCACAGAGGACCACTGGAACGTCTTCTCTCAAGAGGAAAAGAAGGCGGGGTAGCATCGGAGCGCAGGGTCAGGGGTGCCGTGTCCCAGAGGAGCCCCGGTGTGTCCCGGCTGTGACCCTTCAACCTCCCTCTCGCCGTTAGTTCGCTGGGGGCTGAGGGTACGACGGGGACAGAAGGAAGTGCGCCGCTGACTGCACAGGGCAGAGCTCCAGGAGCCTGTAATGGAGACACAACCACATCAACCGTCTGGAATGTagactcaccccccccctcaaggctcAGCGTAAAAACCAGGAGACCAGTTAGAGAAAAGGGACAAATGAAGAACTCACAGCGTTCTAACAACTATTTCTCAGCTCCGTCCTTCTCCCGGTTGTTGCTGGTGGGCTCGACCAGAGTCACAGCGTGCCGACACACagccagagacagagagggagtcGCCCATGCTAATCAGAGTGGGAGGGCACAGCACGCCGCTACAGCTCCTCCACCCTGCtggtcttttcctctccctTACGTCTACAAGCTACGGGGTAGTTGTAGTTCTTTTAAACTAAGCTGTAGTTACAAGTGGACCTCATTCAAATGACATTTTGCCCTTTTGTTGACAAAGAAAAGCAGTTCTTTTTGGTGTTGCTGAGTCCATCCATTGAATCTAAAGGCAGGCCACTAATCATGCCACTAAAATATCTCCGCGGGGATTGCAGCATACGCCCAGGGATGACTTCCGCGGGCTATAAATGGAAACATAACTTTTGCATTCCATCAGCCATAAAGGGCTGTGACTCATCTCTATTGTAGTGCCTCGGGGTGTGGAGACTGCATGCGGGTCCATGTGAGCAATGACCACCTGACACTGCAGCCTGCAGGCAGCGCACTCCATAAAGCATGTTCACCATTAACATTCATCAAAAACAATTCCCAAATCAAAGCTTTAGATGCTTCCGTTAGCACACACAGCACAGTAACGGATTTGCACAACATGGATTGGAAGCCAACAGAACACAAATCAAATACAACAGAATTGTATTGTAACATATTAACCAGAACACTGGTGGAAATCCCCTACAAGTTAACCATTTGTGACTTTAGTGCTCGTCTTTGTGAATTGGCTCATTTTTGTAACGAGACTCAACCGTGCAGAAAGGACACGAGTGGCGAGACGCTCGCTGTTTGAGTTTCACATGTGCGTGCCCAGATTCACCAACATGTGAGAGGTGTtccagtggaggaggaggttccCTTAACGACTGCATGGGTCAGCTGAAGGACGCTGGTTTTAACTCGTCCAATGGAGGCAGCAGTCATTTCATTGCATGCTTAGGACTGATAAAAGCTCCGGCGGGGCCACAGAGGAGGTTGTGTGACGTCTAAGTGTCCGTTACAACACTAACAGCTGTATTCATTCTGGCTACAGCAGCGCCTCCTCAGCCGTCGACTCCCTACCGCCAAGCCACTGGGACAGACTCAAATGGGACTACTGAATCACAGCCACCAGGGAGGAACGACATGTCGGGCTGGTGTGGAGTTACTCCCACGTCCAAGCACAGCAGGGCAACTGTTCCTGTCGGTCAGTACCCGTGTTGTGTCAGCGCTCGCGGGTAGCTTCAATTTCCACTTgccactccctcctcctcccccacactaAGCTCGGGGCCTAATGTCCAAGGCTCCCACTGCAGGAAGCTGACTCACGCCGAACCTGGAATAACTTCCAGAGAGAAGTGAGGCGAGCTGCCCGTGGAACGGACCTGAATGCTCAGCAGAAGGAACACACAAATACTGTCTGCATTGTCTGTTTGCCTGTTTAGTCCAGTGTTAGCATGTTGAAGCACACAGCGATGAAAAGGACAACAGTGCCgttttaacttttaactaaCTTTCAGTCTCGTATACTTTGGCCtctttactttttgtttgaTGAATGGGACCAAATTGTTGCTTGCTTTGTTTAGAGAAATAAGTGGAGCCATTTGTCCTGCTGCACTGGAGCTGGGAGgcagttagcctagcttagcataaagaaaaCACGCTAGCGTAGCTCTGTGTACATTCCTAAATCCTCCAAGCAGCAACCGCAAAGATGCTTCGTATTGTCAAATATCAGACTTCTCTGAATCCCGATAGAAGGGTCCCTCCGTTATCGCTCTACAACACAGGTGTCAAACCCATGAGTTGGAGTGAAAAGTAGCTCGCAGACCATTTCTGTTGAAATGTGAGATAAAAGTGGGCAGAATCTAAAATGAGTTTGCTCTACAAGTATCCTTACTATTTACTATGTCCTTTTTTCGGAAACACCTGCTGCAGAACCCGGCAGCGGCTAGTTAAATAATAATCAGAACTATTCATAGCTGAGCCGTCTCCTCCGGTTCTTTCGTTGGCCTCTGGGAGTTGGAGTGTAAAAGGCATCTCTAAGAGAAGATGAATGAATGCGAGGGAGAAGATTAGAAATACTATATACTatgaatatttgtattttggCAGTAAGTTAAACCCACAGGCTGGTGATGTGATGGGCGGATTATTTACCTGCTAATACAGTAAAATGCCACCAGGCGAAACAGATCGGCAAAGCAAATCGCAGATTCCTCGAGAGAAAAGGATGCAAACAAAGAAAACGTTTACTGACTGGATTACAATTCATAATATGGACCCACGTCAGTGGTAGCGGCTCAGAGGCTGTTTGTATTTGGAGCCTTTATTCGGTCACTACAGGGGATGATTAAAGAAGTCAGGCCTTTTCATTGATAAACTGAGTTCATTCACTCTGGTCCAcactaaatatttcaaataattcaTTCAGAAATGTTGTAGAAACGTTCAAGGTCTTAGGAGGTTATACTTACTTTGGCGGttcctgtctttttcttttagtaCAGAGGCTTGACAGCGAGACTCTTTCCGGTATTTGCAAATATAAAATAGATTGTTATATTGAGGGTTTCTAAGGGATGAGGTCTGATGAATTGATCCCAGACTTTTTAACGTAGTGCTATCAGTAGGCCAAAATCTTTTCTCAATTTGTCCTCGAAGATACTACATCTCCACTGATTGGTAAGGACAGGTTTACTGAACCTACAATGCCTTCTGCTTACTGGCCAGTGTGATATGACTTAGCAGCATTTAGTTTCAAAGGCAGATTGTCTGCTTGCATCCAAACGTAGTTATTGgtgaaaatacactttaatgcCTTAGCTTTCAAACTTTGGAGAATCACTAATATCTAACTGAGGTTGTGATGGTTTTATAGATAATATCATATTACGAAtagaaatggatcaaagtgagctcaagCAGGGgagaaatatcactttctaagtccGGTAATGGACCCAGCCCACGTAGACCGTGAAGGCTGGGTCCTCATGAGGATGCAGCCGACCAAACGAGCTTGTTATCACGTTCCTTACCGCACTTGCTCTCTCTGACAGGGAAGTGGCCGACTGGACATCCTGTCGGATCCTATTTCAGACGCACAGACAGAACCTTCCTCTGCAGAGCGGCCGACTTCCTGACCAGAAAACCCTGAGGGTTATCAAAGAGACAAGGGGTCTACAACCGTCCAGACGCATTGGCAGTTGTATCCAGATGGTTTCCCTCACCCCAGGAGGCTGATTGAGGCGGCTGATTAAGCAGAATACGGCCGGCCTCCTCTTCACTGACGGCCTGCAGCAGCTACACCCGATGGGTTTGACTCAGCCCGTCCAACACGCTCATCCTCCTTCCCAACGAGTCATATGCAGAATCCCGCTCCCCCCACagcgggcggaggggggggggactgcaggTAGACGCCGGTCGAGAGAGAGTGGAACTCTTTGGCCATCTGCTGGTGAGAAACTGGTGCCAGTGGTTGGAGGCATTCGCATACACCAGCAAACTAAATCACAATCAACAGAACGCAGATCTTGTGGCTCATCAAAAAAGCTTTCAGACGCCATAAAAACAACACTAAGTCAGGTTGGAGATAAGAGGAAGCGCCGCCTTACCCTCGTAGATTTGTGGGCTCTTCGTTAGTTGTTGGAGAGGTCTGAACCGTCTCTTTCTGCAGCTCCCGAATCTCAGACGCAAACGAGTCAGCGAGGGACACCAGCAGCGTTACTCCAACGTGAAGGAAGCCATAGACGGACGGGCTGTGCTGGTCAAGTCTGGAACAAAATGCAGGGTAACCCCTGCACATGCAGTACGCCGTGCTCCAATGCTGCACACCACTACTTCTGTAGATACTGTGGTCATGTCATCGATGTTTAGCACTGAAATAATAGCATGCAGGATTGTGTCTTCGCATGGCTTTTAGCCCACAATTTAAACACTGATGAAAGATATGCAATGTGTTTCACCCAGTGCCTGCTGTCCAATGGGCTCGCAGaatacaaacaggaagtgtAATGGAACCATTTAGGAATGTTAAGGATAAAATGGTAGCAGGGGAAAGACACAACGCAAAGCTACACAGGTAACAAAGGGTAGATTAAttgtgaaaaacatgttttccaaTCTTGAAGAGCaaggttgtcaaaaaaaaagtctaCAAATTAATACCAGGAACCAAAAACAAGGATCGGGTCATTTGGGAAAATAGCAGGCGGTTACATGCAGGATAGCGAGGGAACATATTGGGGAGCAAAGATCCactgaaaaaaggaagaagcatAACAGACTAACAAACACAGAGAGGGGACACTGAGGCCGTGTCTCATTTGATTAGTGCACAGTGTGCACAGTGCATTAAGTTGGACCGTAGCATTAAGTTGTCTGTCCCTATGAAATCCAGATTAGTGATGAGGGAGATGGAATATAGGCTGCTCATTAAAGGATTGTTTTGTTCTTTAGCATATACTTACTTACAATACTTACAAGccgactttttttcttttacgtaaACTCAAAAAGGACCAAAATTAACTGAGCTAACTAATCCTGTAGCTAATGCCAGATGAATGTAGCCGGGCTAATGATAAAGCTTGCTTATGTTTTATAGAGCCAAACCAGCTTTCTGTTGCTGTGTTGCCTTTCAGGCATTCTCTTTTTCTGTGCACTACTACTGACACCACTAGTTGGTGTCAGTAGGCTACAAAAGGCCATACGATAAcaaaagctaaaagctgaaatgaacttcagaaaattgctgaaattacagaaaattGAAGGAAATTTTAATACATtcgctgaaattacagatattagaaaagctgaaattaatttctgaaaatacagaaatggaagaagctgaaaggaac
The sequence above is a segment of the Gasterosteus aculeatus chromosome 9, fGasAcu3.hap1.1, whole genome shotgun sequence genome. Coding sequences within it:
- the LOC120825029 gene encoding LOW QUALITY PROTEIN: ras and Rab interactor 2 (The sequence of the model RefSeq protein was modified relative to this genomic sequence to represent the inferred CDS: deleted 1 base in 1 codon), whose translation is MLYGVRCLQAAVSGSWSSALCSQRRTSFCPRRTLSPQRTNGEREVEGSQPGHTGAPLDTAPLTLRSDATPPSFPLERRRSSGPLCFVDPRFPQTRRHHRREDNRREDNRREDIRREDIRREDNPPWCVREPCNDLDDETSSVKPLRSSERHVDKTQPNSKSPPSRPRPPAPPPPPARQMPRRRPAPPPPGPPAATTRTESMPKASTASTRAQPSLSRRPAPPRPTMGSQHSGLSKTAISPALVPSNPPSPKPRKPDLEAHRCHIALDDETIAKALSRAKLPPCQPPPALPVGMLLEKNAGSLSTPKERLSDLSMSASSSGSMEYVHSPGFSPGPISSRRLTRQVEDSSEDEDGEEDFEEKDYGVSLEADLETRCRPSFKARRRKVGVSLSADPFVLPSALKAHLLKVGGMLGSLRSPEKQAVKRIAELSTDKGSYFGSLVQDYISVVKENRGCCTSQLDFLQTVRQFMTQMKAYLRQSSELDPLLESLIPEDQIDQVLEKAMHKCVLKPLKNVIVKALQDFQVSSGAAQQLRENLAVVKTKGPQEMGADGAVPPDPEAISKIRHKFLNMRKMYSPEKKVSLMLRVCKLIYTIMQDNSGRMFGADDFLPMLTYVLAQCDMPQLDVEIQYTMELLEPSLLQGEGGYYLTSAYGAMALIKNFQEAQSSEVLRSQVKSTLHQWHKRRTASRAAQSVDNFQDFLRVALQEVDCTAKTLIVHPHTTTEEVCALCAYKFNISDPDSFALFLVTTDTSQQLAPDTHPQRIKAELHGRPRTHNFHFVYRNLSLCVPTVLHNGNCLPVE